The following proteins are co-located in the Dromiciops gliroides isolate mDroGli1 chromosome 2, mDroGli1.pri, whole genome shotgun sequence genome:
- the CBLN1 gene encoding cerebellin-1 gives MMGALELLLLGAAWLAGPARGQNETEPIVLEGKCLVVCDSNPTSDPTGTALGISVRSGSAKVAFSAIRSTNHEPSEMSNRTMIIYFDQVLVNIGNNFDPERSTFISPRKGIYSFNFHVVKVYNRQTIQVSLMLNGWPVISAFAGDQDVTREAASNGVLIQMEKGDRAYLKLERGNLMGGWKYSTFSGFLVFPL, from the exons ATGATGGGCGCCCTGGAGCTGCTGCTGCTCGGTGCAGCTTGGTTGGCTGGGCCGGCTCGTGGGCAGAATGAGACGGAGCCCATCGTGCTGGAGGGCAAGTGCCTGGTGGTTTGCGATTCCAACCCCACGTCCGATCCCACGGGCACGGCGCTGGGAATTTCCGTGCGCTCTGGCAGCGCCAAGGTGGCTTTCTCCGCCATTCGGAGCACTAATCACGAGCCGTCAGAAATGAGCAACCGTACGATGATCATTTACTTTGACCAG GTACTAGTGAACATCGGGAATAACTTCGACCCGGAGCGAAGCACTTTCATCTCCCCACGGAAAGGGATTTACAGTTTTAACTTCCACGTGGTGAAAGTCTACAACAGACAGACCATCCAG GTGAGCCTGATGTTAAACGGGTGGCCCGTGATCTCGGCTTTCGCTGGGGACCAGGATGTGACCCGAGAGGCAGCCAGCAATGGTGTCCTAATACAAATGGAGAAGGGGGACCGAGCGTACCTCAAATTGGAGCGAGGGAACTTGATGGGGGGCTGGAAATACTCGACATTCTCTGGATTTCTCGTATTCCCTCTCTAA